A single genomic interval of Osmia lignaria lignaria isolate PbOS001 chromosome 9, iyOsmLign1, whole genome shotgun sequence harbors:
- the shaker gene encoding potassium voltage-gated channel protein Shaker isoform X8, protein MQMILVAGGSLPKLSSQDEDGPNPHTQYTGVTHFEPIPHDHDFCERVVINVSGLKFETQLRTLNQFPDTLLGDPSRRLRYFDPLRNEYFFDRNRPSFDAILYYYQSGGRLRRPVNVPLDVFSEEIKFYELGELATNKFREDEGFIKEEEKPLPSHEFQRKVWLLFEYPESSQGARVVAIISVVVILLSIVIFCLETLPEFKHYKVFNTTTNGTKIEEDEVPDITDPFFLIETICIIWFTFELSVRFLACPNKLNFFRDVMNIIDIIAIIPYFITLATVVAEEEETIDLPKAPVSPQDKSTNQAMSLAILRVIRLVRVFRIFKLSRHSKGLQILGRTLKASMRELGLLIFFLFIGVVLFSSAVYFAEAGSENSFFKSIPDAFWWAVVTMTTVGYGDMTPVGVWGKIVGSLCAIAGVLTIALPVPVIVSNFNYFYHRETDQEEMQSQNFNHVTSCPYLPGTLGQHVKKSPMSESSSDIMELEEGILLPHPEITKKPNCNPRHNNNINPACMSIETDV, encoded by the exons ATCGCTGCCGAAACTCAGCAGCCAGGACGAGGATGGGCCGAACCCCCACACCCAATACACAGGCGTCACGCATTTCGAGCCCATTCCGCACGATCATGACTTTTGCGAGAGGGTCGTCATTAAC GTGAGCGGGCTAAAGTTCGAGACGCAGCTGCGTACGCTGAACCAATTTCCGGACACGCTGCTTGGCGATCCGTCACGGCGGCTACGATACTTCGATCCGCTTCGCAACGAGTACTTCTTCGATCGGAATCGGCCATCCTTCGACGCGATACTTTACTACTACCAGAGCGGTGGTAGGCTACGTCGTCCTGTCAACGTTCCTCTCGATGTCTTCTCCGAGGAGATCAAGTTCTACGAGCTGGGCGAATTGGCTACCAACAAATTCAG GGAGGACGAAGGATTCATCAAGGAAGAGGAGAAGCCGCTGCCGTCGCACGAGTTCCAAAGGAAGGTCTGGCTGTTGTTCGAGTACCCGGAGAGTTCACAGGGTGCCCGTGTGGTTGCCATAATATCCGTGGTCGTGATCCTTCTGTCAATCGTGATATTCTGTCTGGAAACGTTGCCCGAGTTCAAACATTACAAGGTGTTCAATACGACGACGAACGGCACGAAAATCGAGGAGGACGAAGTGCCGGACATCACCGACCCGTTCTTCCTAATAGAGACTATTTGTATCATCTGGTTCACGTTCGAATTATCGGTGCGCTTCCTCGCCTGTCCAAATAAACTGAACTTCTTCCGTGACGTAATGAATATCATCGACATCATCGCGATCATTCCTTACTTCATCACTCTGGCCACCGTTGtggcggaggaggaggagacgATCGATCTGCCGAAGGCGCCGGTAAGCCCGCAGGACAAGAGCACGAACCAGGCGATGTCCCTGGCGATACTCAGGGTCATCAGGCTTGTCAGGGTGTTCCGGATATTCAAACTGTCCAGGCACAGTAAAGGCCTTCAGATCCTCGGCCGAACCCTCAAGGCCTCCATGAGGGAACTCGGCTTGCTCATCTTTTTCCTCTTCATCG GTGTGGTGCTATTCTCGTCGGCGGTATACTTCGCGGAGGCCGGCTCCGAGAATTCGTTCTTCAAGTCCATTCCGGACGCGTTCTGGTGGGCCGTTGTCACGATGACGACCGTGGGCTATGGTGACATGAC GCCGGTTGGAGTATGGGGGAAGATCGTCGGGTCTTTGTGCGCGATCGCTGGTGTACTGACGATCGCCCTGCCTGTTCCCGTCATCGTCTCCAACTTCAACTACTTCTATCATCGTGAGACTGACCAGGAAGAGATGCAGTCGCAGAACTTCAATCACGTGACCAGCTGCCCGTATCTCCCTGGCACTTTAG GTCAACACGTGAAGAAGAGCCCGATGTCGGAATCGTCGTCGGACATAATGGAGCTGGAAGAGGGCATACTGCTCCCTCATCCTGAGATTACGAAGAAGCCCAACTGCAACCCTCgccataataacaatattaatccAGCCTGTATGAGCATCGAGACTGACGTCTGA
- the shaker gene encoding potassium voltage-gated channel protein Shaker isoform X7 produces the protein MAAVAGIYGFAEDRHVRHTEHRQHPSLPKLSSQDEDGPNPHTQYTGVTHFEPIPHDHDFCERVVINVSGLKFETQLRTLNQFPDTLLGDPSRRLRYFDPLRNEYFFDRNRPSFDAILYYYQSGGRLRRPVNVPLDVFSEEIKFYELGELATNKFREDEGFIKEEEKPLPSHEFQRKVWLLFEYPESSQGARVVAIISVVVILLSIVIFCLETLPEFKHYKVFNTTTNGTKIEEDEVPDITDPFFLIETICIIWFTFELSVRFLACPNKLNFFRDVMNIIDIIAIIPYFITLATVVAEEEETIDLPKAPVSPQDKSTNQAMSLAILRVIRLVRVFRIFKLSRHSKGLQILGRTLKASMRELGLLIFFLFIGVVLFSSAVYFAEAGSENSFFKSIPDAFWWAVVTMTTVGYGDMTPVGVWGKIVGSLCAIAGVLTIALPVPVIVSNFNYFYHRETDQEEMQSQNFNHVTSCPYLPGTLGQHVKKSPMSESSSDIMELEEGILLPHPEITKKPNCNPRHNNNINPACMSIETDV, from the exons ATCGCTGCCGAAACTCAGCAGCCAGGACGAGGATGGGCCGAACCCCCACACCCAATACACAGGCGTCACGCATTTCGAGCCCATTCCGCACGATCATGACTTTTGCGAGAGGGTCGTCATTAAC GTGAGCGGGCTAAAGTTCGAGACGCAGCTGCGTACGCTGAACCAATTTCCGGACACGCTGCTTGGCGATCCGTCACGGCGGCTACGATACTTCGATCCGCTTCGCAACGAGTACTTCTTCGATCGGAATCGGCCATCCTTCGACGCGATACTTTACTACTACCAGAGCGGTGGTAGGCTACGTCGTCCTGTCAACGTTCCTCTCGATGTCTTCTCCGAGGAGATCAAGTTCTACGAGCTGGGCGAATTGGCTACCAACAAATTCAG GGAGGACGAAGGATTCATCAAGGAAGAGGAGAAGCCGCTGCCGTCGCACGAGTTCCAAAGGAAGGTCTGGCTGTTGTTCGAGTACCCGGAGAGTTCACAGGGTGCCCGTGTGGTTGCCATAATATCCGTGGTCGTGATCCTTCTGTCAATCGTGATATTCTGTCTGGAAACGTTGCCCGAGTTCAAACATTACAAGGTGTTCAATACGACGACGAACGGCACGAAAATCGAGGAGGACGAAGTGCCGGACATCACCGACCCGTTCTTCCTAATAGAGACTATTTGTATCATCTGGTTCACGTTCGAATTATCGGTGCGCTTCCTCGCCTGTCCAAATAAACTGAACTTCTTCCGTGACGTAATGAATATCATCGACATCATCGCGATCATTCCTTACTTCATCACTCTGGCCACCGTTGtggcggaggaggaggagacgATCGATCTGCCGAAGGCGCCGGTAAGCCCGCAGGACAAGAGCACGAACCAGGCGATGTCCCTGGCGATACTCAGGGTCATCAGGCTTGTCAGGGTGTTCCGGATATTCAAACTGTCCAGGCACAGTAAAGGCCTTCAGATCCTCGGCCGAACCCTCAAGGCCTCCATGAGGGAACTCGGCTTGCTCATCTTTTTCCTCTTCATCG GTGTGGTGCTATTCTCGTCGGCGGTATACTTCGCGGAGGCCGGCTCCGAGAATTCGTTCTTCAAGTCCATTCCGGACGCGTTCTGGTGGGCCGTTGTCACGATGACGACCGTGGGCTATGGTGACATGAC GCCGGTTGGAGTATGGGGGAAGATCGTCGGGTCTTTGTGCGCGATCGCTGGTGTACTGACGATCGCCCTGCCTGTTCCCGTCATCGTCTCCAACTTCAACTACTTCTATCATCGTGAGACTGACCAGGAAGAGATGCAGTCGCAGAACTTCAATCACGTGACCAGCTGCCCGTATCTCCCTGGCACTTTAG GTCAACACGTGAAGAAGAGCCCGATGTCGGAATCGTCGTCGGACATAATGGAGCTGGAAGAGGGCATACTGCTCCCTCATCCTGAGATTACGAAGAAGCCCAACTGCAACCCTCgccataataacaatattaatccAGCCTGTATGAGCATCGAGACTGACGTCTGA